From the Micromonospora lupini genome, one window contains:
- a CDS encoding class I SAM-dependent methyltransferase, which yields MDDDSRVTRRRVGDAEARRANRGWWDTDADDYQAEHGGFLGDVNFVWCPEGLREADACLLGDVSGRRVLEVGCGAAAAARWLATQGARPIAFDLSAGMLRHAAQAADRTGVRVPLVQADALALPFADSSFDVACTAFGAIPFVDDSAALLAEVHRVLRPGGRWVFSVTHPMRWIFLDDPGEGGLTAVHSYFDRSPYVEQDDTGVATYVEQHRTLGDRIRELVGAGFRLLDLVEPEWPEGHEGLWGQWSPLRGRLFPGTAIFVTEKPAE from the coding sequence GTGGATGACGACAGCCGGGTGACCCGGCGCCGGGTGGGTGACGCCGAGGCCCGGCGGGCCAACCGCGGCTGGTGGGACACCGACGCGGACGACTACCAGGCCGAGCATGGGGGGTTCCTCGGCGACGTAAACTTCGTCTGGTGCCCGGAGGGGCTGCGTGAGGCAGACGCCTGCCTGCTCGGCGACGTGTCGGGACGGCGGGTGCTGGAGGTGGGTTGCGGCGCGGCGGCCGCCGCCCGCTGGCTCGCCACCCAGGGCGCGCGGCCGATCGCCTTCGACCTGTCCGCAGGCATGTTGCGGCACGCCGCGCAGGCCGCCGACCGCACCGGCGTACGCGTACCGCTGGTGCAGGCCGACGCGCTCGCCCTGCCGTTCGCCGACAGTTCGTTCGACGTGGCCTGCACGGCGTTCGGCGCGATTCCCTTCGTGGACGACTCGGCGGCCCTGCTCGCCGAGGTGCACCGGGTGCTGCGACCGGGCGGCCGGTGGGTGTTCTCCGTGACCCACCCGATGCGCTGGATCTTCCTCGACGATCCCGGCGAGGGCGGCCTGACGGCCGTGCACTCGTACTTCGACCGCTCCCCCTACGTCGAGCAGGACGACACCGGCGTCGCCACCTACGTCGAGCAGCACCGGACCCTCGGTGACCGCATCCGCGAACTGGTCGGCGCCGGGTTCCGGCTGCTCGACCTGGTGGAGCCGGAGTGGCCCGAGGGACACGAGGGGCTCTGGGGGCAGTGGAGCCCGCTACGCGGACGACTGTTCCCCGGCACCGCCATCTTCGTCACCGAGAAGCCGGCCGAATGA
- a CDS encoding Uma2 family endonuclease, protein MSAEPIPTSPGPWCPDPMRQQRADYTLEDLLALPDDAPRVELVDGVIQVTPSPTLGHQNISSLLWLWLHSHAPQHLGAAQAIGVRLSHNTSRQPDVLLHRAGVASVNSILRAEDVVLAVEIVSPGTRRIDRFAKPGEYAAAGIPFYWRIEQDPVHVYAYRIGDRVGPGGERQYELVADGADVIELTEPFDIKLPVAEITP, encoded by the coding sequence ATGAGCGCCGAGCCCATCCCGACATCACCTGGCCCCTGGTGTCCGGATCCGATGCGGCAGCAGCGTGCCGACTACACGCTTGAGGACCTGCTCGCCCTGCCGGACGACGCCCCCCGCGTCGAACTCGTCGACGGAGTTATCCAGGTGACACCCTCCCCCACCCTGGGCCATCAGAACATCTCCAGCCTGCTGTGGCTCTGGCTGCACAGCCATGCACCACAACACCTCGGGGCGGCCCAGGCCATCGGTGTCAGGCTCAGCCACAACACGAGCAGGCAGCCCGACGTGCTGCTGCACCGCGCCGGCGTCGCGTCCGTCAATTCCATCCTGCGGGCGGAGGATGTCGTGCTCGCCGTGGAGATCGTCTCGCCCGGCACGCGACGGATCGACCGATTCGCGAAACCCGGGGAGTACGCCGCCGCCGGCATCCCGTTCTACTGGCGGATCGAGCAGGACCCGGTACACGTCTACGCGTACCGGATCGGCGACCGGGTCGGGCCGGGCGGTGAGCGGCAGTACGAGCTGGTCGCCGACGGCGCCGACGTCATCGAGCTGACCGAGCCGTTCGACATCAAGCTGCCGGTCGCCGAGATCACCCCGTAG
- a CDS encoding DUF2945 domain-containing protein codes for MAEQRFHKGDHVSWSAHGSRAYGVVQEEITDRTRIRGRAVNAAPDDPQYRVRSDGTGHDVAHRPEALRHEQR; via the coding sequence ATGGCCGAACAGAGGTTCCACAAGGGCGACCATGTCTCCTGGTCGGCCCACGGCAGCCGCGCGTACGGCGTGGTGCAGGAGGAGATCACCGACCGGACGCGGATCCGCGGGCGGGCCGTGAACGCGGCCCCCGACGATCCGCAGTACCGGGTCCGCAGTGACGGTACGGGCCACGACGTGGCCCACCGCCCCGAGGCGCTGCGTCATGAGCAGAGGTGA
- the polA gene encoding DNA polymerase I, whose product MTATTPRLLLVDGHSLAYRAFFALPVENFSTTTGQPTNAVYGFTSMLINVLRDEQPTHIVVAFDVSRRSFRTEKYAEYKAGRSETPTDFKGQVSLVKEVLAALQIPVVEMEGYEADDVIATLACQARDQGMSVLISSGDRDAFQLVDDQITVLYPRKGVSDLARMDPAAIEAKYGVGPQQYRDLAALVGETSDNLPGVPGVGPKTAAKWITTYGGVEGVIARADEIKGKAGDSLRERLADVIRNYEINRLVSDLELPLRPEDTRWAGWDREAVHQVFDTLEFRILRDRLYQYLEAVEPEAESGFDLTGEVLTEPGGLAAWLGTHAPTGTPVGLAVKLDTGPNRRHTASITGLALASAGGAAAWVDPTGLDASEESALAGWLADAQRPKVLHDSKPAVLACAAHGWELAGIVRDTQIAAYLARPDQRSYDLTDLALRYLHRELRVDAPETGQLTLDGLGDEGVAEQNLMLQARATLDLADAIDAELSRDGEQSARLMAGVELPLMRVLAGMERTGIAADNDYLQELEAHFAGEVKTAAQGAYEAVGREFNLGSPKQLQEILFTELGLPKTKKIKTGYTTDADALQWLYAQQPHPVLAHLLRHRDVAKLKSTVDGLLKSVSDDGRIHTTFNQTVAATGRLSSTEPNLQNIPIRTEEGRRIRRAFVVGEGYESLLTADYSQIEMRIMAHLSSDDALIEAFNSGADFHAATASSVFGVPVDEVTPDQRRKIKAMNYGLAYGLSAFGLSQQLSIGTEEARGLMENYFAGFGGVRDYLHQVVARARQDGYTSTILGRRRYLPDLVSDNRQRRDIAERMALNAPIQGSAADIIKVAMLHVDTALGDAGLRSRMLLQVHDELVFEVAPGEREALEALVRREMGGAHPLSVPLEVSVGLGRDWNSADH is encoded by the coding sequence GTGACAGCTACGACGCCGCGCCTGCTCCTCGTCGACGGACACTCCCTGGCATACCGGGCGTTCTTCGCCCTGCCCGTGGAAAACTTCTCCACCACGACGGGTCAGCCGACAAACGCGGTCTACGGCTTCACCTCGATGCTGATCAACGTCCTGCGCGACGAGCAGCCCACCCACATCGTCGTCGCCTTCGACGTCTCCCGCCGGTCCTTCCGCACCGAGAAGTACGCGGAGTACAAGGCGGGCCGCAGCGAGACCCCTACCGACTTCAAGGGTCAGGTCAGCCTCGTCAAGGAGGTCCTCGCCGCGCTCCAGATCCCGGTGGTCGAGATGGAGGGCTACGAGGCCGACGACGTCATCGCCACGCTCGCCTGCCAGGCCCGCGACCAGGGCATGTCGGTGCTCATCAGCAGCGGTGACCGCGACGCCTTCCAGTTGGTCGACGACCAGATCACCGTCCTCTACCCGCGCAAGGGCGTCTCCGACCTGGCCCGGATGGACCCGGCGGCGATCGAGGCGAAGTACGGCGTCGGGCCCCAGCAGTACCGGGACCTCGCCGCGCTTGTCGGTGAGACCAGCGACAACCTGCCCGGCGTCCCCGGCGTCGGCCCGAAGACCGCCGCCAAGTGGATCACCACGTACGGCGGGGTGGAGGGCGTGATCGCCCGCGCCGACGAGATCAAGGGCAAGGCCGGCGACAGCCTGCGCGAGCGGCTCGCCGACGTGATCCGCAACTACGAGATCAACAGGCTCGTCTCCGACCTCGAGCTGCCGCTGCGCCCGGAGGACACCCGCTGGGCCGGCTGGGACCGGGAGGCCGTGCACCAGGTCTTCGACACCCTCGAGTTCCGCATCCTGCGCGACCGCCTCTACCAGTACCTGGAGGCCGTCGAGCCGGAGGCCGAGTCGGGCTTCGACCTGACCGGCGAGGTGCTCACCGAGCCGGGTGGGCTCGCCGCCTGGCTGGGCACGCACGCCCCGACCGGCACCCCGGTCGGGCTCGCGGTCAAGCTCGACACCGGCCCCAACCGCCGGCACACCGCCTCGATCACCGGTCTGGCGCTGGCCAGCGCCGGCGGCGCGGCCGCCTGGGTGGACCCCACCGGGCTCGACGCCTCCGAGGAGAGCGCCCTCGCGGGCTGGCTGGCCGATGCGCAGCGGCCCAAGGTGCTGCACGACAGCAAGCCGGCGGTGCTGGCCTGCGCCGCGCACGGCTGGGAGTTGGCCGGCATCGTCCGCGACACCCAGATCGCCGCGTACCTGGCCCGCCCCGACCAGCGGTCCTACGACCTCACCGACCTGGCCCTGCGCTACCTGCACCGCGAGCTGCGGGTGGACGCCCCCGAGACCGGCCAGCTCACTCTCGACGGGCTGGGCGACGAGGGCGTGGCCGAGCAGAACCTCATGCTCCAGGCCCGCGCCACCCTCGACCTCGCCGACGCGATCGACGCCGAGCTGTCCCGCGACGGTGAGCAGTCCGCGCGGCTGATGGCCGGGGTGGAGTTGCCGCTGATGCGGGTGCTCGCCGGCATGGAGCGCACGGGCATCGCCGCCGACAACGACTACCTCCAGGAGTTGGAGGCGCACTTCGCCGGTGAGGTCAAGACCGCCGCGCAGGGGGCGTACGAGGCGGTGGGTCGGGAGTTCAACCTCGGCTCGCCCAAGCAGTTGCAGGAGATCCTCTTCACCGAGCTGGGCCTGCCGAAGACCAAGAAGATCAAGACGGGCTACACGACCGACGCCGACGCCCTGCAGTGGCTCTACGCGCAGCAGCCGCACCCGGTGCTGGCTCACCTGTTGCGCCACCGCGACGTCGCCAAGCTCAAGTCGACTGTCGACGGCCTGCTCAAGTCCGTCTCCGACGACGGCCGGATCCACACCACCTTCAACCAGACGGTGGCGGCCACCGGGCGGCTCTCCTCGACCGAGCCCAACCTGCAGAACATCCCGATCCGCACGGAGGAGGGCCGGCGCATCCGGCGGGCCTTCGTGGTGGGCGAGGGGTACGAGTCCCTGCTCACCGCCGACTACAGCCAGATCGAAATGCGGATCATGGCGCACCTCTCCTCGGACGACGCGCTGATCGAGGCGTTCAACTCAGGGGCCGACTTCCACGCCGCCACCGCCTCGTCGGTCTTCGGCGTGCCTGTCGACGAGGTCACCCCTGACCAGCGGCGCAAAATCAAGGCGATGAACTACGGCCTGGCGTACGGGCTCAGCGCGTTCGGCCTGTCCCAGCAGCTCTCCATCGGCACCGAAGAGGCGCGCGGCCTGATGGAGAACTACTTCGCCGGCTTCGGCGGAGTGCGCGACTACCTGCACCAGGTCGTCGCCAGGGCCCGTCAGGACGGCTACACGTCGACCATCCTGGGTCGGCGTCGCTACCTGCCCGACCTGGTGAGCGACAACCGGCAGCGCCGCGACATCGCCGAGCGGATGGCTCTCAACGCCCCCATCCAGGGGTCGGCCGCCGACATCATCAAGGTGGCGATGCTGCACGTCGACACCGCCCTCGGCGACGCCGGCCTGCGCTCGCGGATGCTGTTGCAGGTGCACGACGAGTTGGTCTTCGAGGTCGCCCCGGGTGAGCGGGAGGCGTTGGAGGCACTGGTGCGGCGTGAGATGGGTGGGGCGCACCCGCTGTCCGTGCCGCTGGAGGTGTCGGTCGGCCTGGGCCGGGACTGGAATTCCGCTGACCACTGA
- a CDS encoding ABC transporter ATP-binding protein, translating to MTLLELENVAVAYGRIEALHGISLRVDEGEVVALIGANGAGKTTTMRAISGTRSLAGGKITFNGEDISKLRADLRVVRGLCQSPEGRQIFPGMTVMENLDMGAYTRRDSAGIAADLERVLTLFPRLAERRKQAGGTLSGGEQQMLAVGRALMSRPKLLLLDEPSMGLAPLVIRQIFDIITEINQQGTTILLVEQNAQQALSRAHRGYVLETGRIVKEGSGQELLHDPSVKEAYLGVA from the coding sequence ATGACGCTGCTTGAGCTCGAGAACGTCGCCGTCGCGTACGGCCGGATCGAGGCGCTGCACGGGATCAGCCTCCGGGTGGACGAGGGCGAGGTGGTGGCCCTGATCGGCGCGAACGGCGCCGGCAAGACCACCACGATGCGGGCCATCTCCGGGACCCGGTCGCTCGCCGGCGGAAAGATCACGTTCAACGGTGAGGACATCAGCAAGCTCCGGGCCGACCTGCGGGTGGTGCGGGGGCTGTGTCAGTCGCCGGAGGGTCGGCAGATCTTCCCCGGCATGACGGTCATGGAGAACCTGGACATGGGGGCGTACACCCGGCGGGACTCCGCTGGCATCGCCGCCGACCTGGAGCGGGTGCTGACCCTCTTCCCACGGCTGGCCGAGCGGCGCAAGCAGGCCGGCGGCACCCTCTCCGGCGGCGAGCAGCAGATGCTCGCGGTCGGCCGGGCGCTGATGAGCCGGCCGAAGCTGCTGTTGCTCGACGAGCCGTCGATGGGTCTGGCTCCGCTGGTGATCCGGCAGATCTTCGACATCATCACGGAGATCAACCAGCAGGGCACCACAATCCTGCTGGTCGAGCAGAACGCCCAGCAGGCGCTCTCCCGGGCACACCGCGGGTACGTGCTGGAGACCGGCCGGATCGTGAAGGAGGGTTCCGGTCAGGAACTTCTGCACGACCCGTCGGTCAAGGAGGCCTACCTCGGCGTGGCCTGA
- a CDS encoding ABC transporter ATP-binding protein, which yields MTPKIPTQPGPRQVLLEVDDVTLRFGGVVALDKINFQIYEGEILGLIGPNGAGKTTSFNVMTGVYKPTSGAVRFRGQKVTGRKPHQISQLGISRTFQNIRLFPEMTALENVMVGTDSRHKTSVPGALFRLYRVRPKPEELPQVTAASGIARTWQQVRLSAAKIFGLSRHILEERAAEAKALELLRFVGIADRANDEARNLPYGYQRRLEIARALATEPKLICLDEPAAGFNPAEKEELLALIRQIRDKGLTVLLIEHDMRLVMGVTDRIVVLEFGRKIAEGAPAEVSRDPKVIAAYLGEPADDAA from the coding sequence GTGACGCCGAAGATCCCGACTCAGCCGGGGCCTCGGCAGGTGCTTCTCGAAGTCGACGACGTCACGCTCCGCTTCGGCGGCGTGGTCGCGCTTGACAAGATCAATTTCCAGATCTACGAGGGCGAGATCCTCGGCCTCATCGGACCCAACGGCGCCGGCAAGACCACCAGCTTCAACGTGATGACAGGGGTCTACAAGCCGACCTCGGGCGCGGTCCGGTTCCGGGGTCAGAAGGTGACCGGCCGCAAGCCGCACCAGATCAGCCAGTTGGGCATCTCCCGGACGTTCCAGAACATCCGTCTCTTCCCGGAGATGACGGCGCTGGAGAACGTCATGGTCGGCACGGACTCCCGGCACAAGACGAGCGTGCCGGGAGCGCTGTTCCGGCTCTACCGGGTCCGGCCCAAGCCGGAGGAGCTGCCGCAGGTCACCGCCGCGTCCGGGATCGCCCGGACCTGGCAGCAGGTACGCCTGTCGGCCGCGAAGATCTTCGGCCTGTCCCGGCACATCCTGGAGGAGCGGGCGGCGGAGGCCAAGGCGCTCGAGTTGCTGCGCTTCGTCGGGATCGCCGACCGGGCCAACGACGAGGCGCGCAACCTGCCGTACGGCTACCAGCGCCGGTTGGAGATCGCCCGCGCGCTGGCCACCGAGCCGAAGCTCATCTGCCTGGACGAGCCGGCCGCCGGCTTCAACCCGGCGGAGAAGGAGGAGCTCCTCGCCCTGATCCGGCAGATCCGTGACAAGGGCCTGACCGTCCTGCTCATCGAGCACGACATGCGGCTGGTCATGGGGGTCACCGACCGGATCGTGGTGCTGGAGTTCGGCCGCAAGATCGCCGAGGGTGCGCCCGCGGAGGTCAGCCGCGATCCGAAGGTGATCGCCGCGTACCTGGGGGAGCCCGCCGATGACGCTGCTTGA
- a CDS encoding branched-chain amino acid ABC transporter permease yields the protein MINKIRSADQRRVTLLTGIGDRWRALTKWQQALGLAAFVAILYYLPLLGIPGLTWLRTDSIQGGNNWAGVLFVCAIYVLVAIGLNVVVGLAGLLDLGYIGFFAIGAYSVALFGSVNSPVVKWIQQEFNLPPTWAVTWAICLFIAIVLTMISGVLLGWPTLRLRGDYLAIVTLGFGEIIRIVARNATGLTNGPVGISAIPGPEGAPSPDNKVFGLIDAKPWYWLAITFVLIMVFLVRRLEHSRVGRAWLAVREDEDAAAVMGVYPFKFKLWAFAIGAALGGLSGFLFGSRNAFIDPTQFNANLSILFVAMVVVGGSGNMIGVSLGAVLLAYLPERFRDFADYRWLVFGLAMVLVMILRPQGLVPSRRRARELSDRAAEAEEVPARV from the coding sequence ATGATCAACAAGATTCGCTCCGCCGACCAGCGTCGGGTGACGCTGCTGACAGGCATCGGCGACCGCTGGCGGGCGCTCACGAAGTGGCAGCAGGCGCTCGGGCTGGCCGCCTTCGTGGCGATCCTCTACTACCTGCCGCTCCTGGGCATTCCGGGCCTGACCTGGCTGCGGACCGACTCGATCCAGGGCGGCAACAACTGGGCGGGCGTGCTCTTCGTCTGCGCCATCTACGTGCTGGTGGCGATCGGCCTGAACGTGGTGGTCGGTCTCGCCGGCCTGCTCGACCTGGGCTACATCGGCTTCTTCGCCATCGGCGCGTACAGCGTGGCGTTGTTCGGTTCGGTGAACTCCCCGGTCGTGAAGTGGATCCAGCAGGAGTTCAACCTCCCGCCCACGTGGGCGGTGACCTGGGCGATCTGCCTGTTCATCGCGATCGTGCTGACCATGATCTCCGGAGTGCTGCTGGGCTGGCCGACGCTGCGGCTGCGCGGTGACTACCTGGCCATCGTGACGCTGGGCTTCGGTGAGATCATCCGCATCGTGGCCCGCAACGCCACAGGTCTCACCAACGGCCCGGTGGGCATCTCGGCCATCCCCGGCCCGGAGGGTGCGCCGTCGCCGGACAACAAGGTCTTCGGCCTGATCGACGCGAAGCCCTGGTACTGGTTGGCGATCACGTTCGTGCTGATCATGGTCTTCCTGGTGCGCCGGCTGGAGCACAGCCGGGTCGGCCGGGCGTGGCTGGCGGTCCGCGAGGACGAGGACGCCGCCGCGGTGATGGGTGTGTACCCGTTCAAGTTCAAGCTCTGGGCGTTCGCCATCGGCGCGGCGCTCGGTGGCCTGTCGGGCTTCCTCTTCGGCAGCCGGAACGCGTTCATCGACCCGACCCAGTTCAACGCGAACCTGTCCATCCTCTTCGTGGCGATGGTGGTGGTCGGCGGCTCCGGCAACATGATCGGCGTCTCGCTCGGCGCGGTGCTGCTGGCGTACCTGCCGGAGCGGTTCCGCGACTTCGCCGACTACCGGTGGCTGGTCTTCGGTCTGGCCATGGTGCTGGTGATGATCCTGCGTCCGCAGGGTCTCGTGCCCAGCCGGCGGCGTGCCCGCGAGTTGTCCGACCGCGCGGCCGAGGCAGAGGAGGTGCCCGCTCGTGTCTGA
- a CDS encoding branched-chain amino acid ABC transporter permease — MHFDELIGHLGQHTVDGLSKGAIYALIALGYTLVYGVLRLINFAHSEVFMVGTFAVLILWNQLGVENNPPIGQAILFLVLGLIVAAVASGGTALALERVAYRPLRRKNAPPLIFLITAIGLSLVFVELFGQVLPKLLGGVLPDVFGRPRQIVGMPTIIEQKTLFTIGNTGITNIQLIVFVAAVAMMALLDWFINRTRYGRGVRAVAQNPETAALMGVNQERVIMLIFVLGGIMAGAAALLWSMRFGFTQNSIGFVLGLKAFTAAVLGGIGNLRGALLGGLFLGIVEVYGATLFASNWEDVIAFVVLIVVLMFRPTGLLGESLGRARA, encoded by the coding sequence GTGCATTTCGATGAACTGATCGGTCATCTCGGCCAGCACACGGTCGATGGCCTTTCCAAGGGCGCCATCTACGCCCTGATCGCCCTTGGCTACACACTCGTCTATGGCGTCCTCCGTCTGATCAACTTCGCGCACTCCGAGGTCTTCATGGTCGGCACCTTCGCGGTGCTGATCCTGTGGAACCAGCTCGGGGTGGAAAATAACCCCCCTATCGGCCAGGCGATCCTGTTCCTGGTGCTCGGCCTCATCGTCGCGGCGGTCGCCTCGGGCGGTACGGCTCTGGCGCTGGAGCGGGTCGCGTACCGGCCGCTGCGGCGCAAGAACGCGCCGCCGCTGATCTTCCTGATCACCGCGATCGGCCTGTCGCTTGTGTTCGTGGAGCTCTTCGGGCAGGTGCTGCCCAAGCTGTTGGGTGGCGTGCTGCCGGACGTGTTCGGCCGGCCCCGGCAGATCGTCGGTATGCCGACGATCATCGAGCAGAAGACCCTGTTCACGATCGGCAACACGGGGATCACGAACATCCAGCTGATCGTGTTCGTCGCGGCTGTGGCGATGATGGCGCTGCTGGACTGGTTCATCAACCGCACCCGGTACGGCCGGGGCGTGCGCGCGGTGGCGCAGAACCCGGAGACGGCCGCGCTGATGGGCGTCAACCAGGAGCGCGTCATCATGCTGATCTTCGTGCTGGGCGGCATCATGGCCGGCGCCGCGGCTCTGCTGTGGAGCATGCGGTTCGGGTTCACCCAGAACAGCATCGGCTTCGTGCTCGGTCTGAAGGCGTTCACCGCCGCGGTCCTGGGCGGCATCGGTAACCTGCGCGGCGCGCTGCTGGGTGGCCTCTTCCTCGGCATCGTCGAGGTCTACGGCGCCACGCTCTTCGCGTCCAACTGGGAGGACGTCATCGCCTTCGTGGTGCTGATCGTGGTGCTGATGTTCCGGCCGACCGGTCTGTTGGGCGAGTCGCTCGGGAGGGCCCGCGCATGA
- a CDS encoding branched-chain amino acid ABC transporter substrate-binding protein, translating into MRRSYVRALGTVALAATLVVAAGCQDTGGGDGGTASGDCGGKIAIFGAFTGDNAGLVIPSLNGAKLAVKQFNEANPNCKVTMQEFDTQGDPAVATPFANQIAGDNSFLGVIGGHFSGESDATMPIYQAAGLAMVSPSATRTDLTQKGNTSFYRVVGNDGTQAGAVASYLKAQNAQKVFMVDDASAYGAGITEELGKQLGPLVVNKDKIQERQAQFDATISKIKSAKADYVFYGGYTREAAPLVKQMRAAGVQAKFVGPDGLYDPAFPKGASGGAEGAIITCPCLPADKAGGTFSADYQKEYGIAPGSYGAEGYDGAKIYLDAFKDGKKTRADILAYVKAYDKQGVSKYIKFDSKGDVDPSKVVIWAYQIKGEAIEPLQELKLS; encoded by the coding sequence GTGAGGCGAAGCTATGTACGGGCGCTGGGCACTGTTGCGCTCGCCGCGACCCTGGTGGTCGCGGCTGGTTGCCAGGACACCGGTGGCGGTGACGGTGGGACCGCGTCCGGTGACTGCGGTGGCAAGATCGCGATCTTCGGCGCGTTCACCGGTGACAACGCGGGTCTGGTGATCCCGTCGCTCAACGGCGCGAAGCTCGCCGTGAAGCAGTTCAACGAGGCGAACCCGAACTGCAAGGTCACCATGCAGGAGTTCGACACCCAGGGCGACCCGGCCGTGGCGACCCCGTTCGCGAACCAGATCGCGGGTGACAACTCGTTCCTCGGTGTCATCGGTGGCCACTTCTCCGGTGAGTCGGACGCCACGATGCCGATCTACCAGGCCGCTGGTCTGGCCATGGTCAGCCCGTCGGCGACCCGTACGGACCTGACCCAGAAGGGCAACACGTCCTTCTACCGGGTGGTCGGCAACGACGGCACGCAGGCCGGCGCGGTGGCGAGCTACCTGAAGGCGCAGAACGCGCAGAAGGTCTTCATGGTCGATGACGCCAGCGCGTACGGCGCGGGCATCACCGAGGAGCTGGGCAAGCAGCTCGGCCCGCTGGTGGTCAACAAGGACAAGATCCAGGAGCGGCAGGCGCAGTTCGACGCCACCATCTCCAAGATCAAGTCGGCGAAGGCGGACTACGTCTTCTACGGCGGTTACACCCGTGAGGCCGCGCCGCTGGTGAAGCAGATGCGCGCCGCCGGTGTCCAGGCCAAGTTCGTCGGCCCGGACGGTCTGTACGACCCGGCGTTCCCGAAGGGTGCCTCCGGTGGCGCCGAGGGCGCGATCATCACCTGCCCGTGCCTCCCGGCCGACAAGGCCGGCGGCACCTTCTCCGCCGACTACCAGAAGGAGTACGGCATCGCGCCGGGCTCCTACGGTGCTGAGGGCTACGACGGCGCCAAGATCTACCTGGACGCCTTCAAGGACGGCAAGAAGACCCGGGCGGACATCCTGGCGTACGTGAAGGCGTACGACAAGCAGGGCGTGTCGAAGTACATCAAGTTCGACTCCAAGGGCGACGTCGACCCGTCGAAGGTCGTCATCTGGGCCTACCAGATCAAGGGCGAGGCCATCGAGCCGCTGCAGGAGCTCAAGCTCAGCTGA
- a CDS encoding ANTAR domain-containing response regulator: MAETPTDAERRRVLIAEDEALIRLDLAEMLVEEGYEVVGEAGDGETAVRLAEELKPDLVILDIKMPIMDGLAAAERIAGARIAPVIILTAFSQRDLVERARAAGAMAYLVKPFQKSDLVPAVEIALSRYSEVAALEAEVASLTDRLEIRKAVERAKGALMTTYGMTEPQAFKWIQRTAMDHRMTMKEVAERILTETAGGEVPQQPTV; this comes from the coding sequence GTGGCTGAGACGCCGACGGATGCCGAGCGTAGGCGCGTACTGATCGCCGAGGACGAGGCGTTGATCCGGCTGGACCTCGCCGAGATGCTTGTCGAAGAGGGCTACGAGGTGGTGGGGGAGGCCGGCGACGGCGAGACCGCCGTGCGCCTCGCCGAGGAGTTGAAGCCCGACCTCGTCATCCTCGACATCAAGATGCCGATCATGGATGGGCTGGCCGCCGCCGAGCGGATCGCCGGCGCCCGGATCGCCCCGGTGATCATCCTGACCGCGTTCAGCCAGCGGGACCTGGTGGAGCGGGCGCGGGCGGCGGGCGCGATGGCGTACCTGGTGAAGCCCTTCCAGAAGAGTGACCTGGTCCCGGCGGTGGAGATCGCGCTGTCGCGCTACTCGGAGGTCGCGGCCCTGGAGGCCGAGGTCGCGAGCCTTACCGACCGTCTGGAGATCCGTAAGGCGGTGGAGCGTGCCAAGGGCGCGCTGATGACGACGTACGGGATGACCGAACCGCAGGCGTTCAAGTGGATCCAGCGCACGGCGATGGACCACCGGATGACCATGAAGGAGGTCGCCGAGCGGATCCTCACGGAGACCGCCGGCGGCGAGGTGCCGCAGCAGCCGACAGTCTGA
- a CDS encoding transcriptional regulator, which translates to MHPLELRIRARQQHRAGSTVAEVARRLSLPYPTVRGWCKGQAEPREHGTGLRCFRCRPDVDNQTDPSAYPYLLGLYLGDGHLVMSARVPVLRIACSDTWPGLIEACDATMRTVLATKVQRVQQTGCVSVQSYGKHWPCLLPQHGPGKKHERPIILADWQRELVAEHPGHFLRGLFHSDGCRIANRVTTRGRHYVYPRYLFVNESSDIMGLCQWGLDLLGIAWRTNRRNSLSVARRGAVAALDRHVGPKS; encoded by the coding sequence GTGCATCCACTCGAACTGCGCATTCGTGCGCGGCAGCAGCACCGTGCTGGCAGCACGGTCGCCGAAGTTGCCCGACGCTTGAGTCTTCCTTACCCAACCGTTCGAGGCTGGTGCAAGGGGCAGGCCGAGCCGAGAGAGCACGGCACCGGGCTCCGGTGCTTCCGCTGCCGACCCGACGTCGACAATCAGACAGACCCGTCTGCGTACCCCTACCTCCTCGGCCTCTACCTGGGCGACGGGCATCTCGTCATGTCCGCCCGGGTCCCCGTCCTGCGCATCGCCTGCAGCGATACCTGGCCGGGCTTGATCGAGGCATGTGACGCGACGATGCGGACGGTGCTCGCCACAAAGGTGCAGCGCGTCCAGCAGACCGGGTGCGTGAGTGTGCAGAGCTACGGCAAGCACTGGCCATGCCTGCTCCCCCAGCATGGCCCCGGCAAGAAACACGAACGGCCGATCATCCTGGCCGACTGGCAGCGCGAGCTCGTTGCTGAGCACCCAGGCCACTTCCTGCGCGGGCTGTTCCACTCCGACGGCTGCCGCATCGCCAACCGGGTCACCACGCGCGGCAGGCACTACGTCTACCCGCGCTACCTGTTCGTCAACGAGTCGAGCGACATCATGGGGCTCTGCCAGTGGGGCCTCGACCTGCTCGGCATCGCCTGGCGGACGAACCGCCGCAACTCGCTGTCGGTGGCGCGGCGCGGCGCCGTCGCCGCACTGGACCGGCACGTCGGCCCGAAGTCCTGA